One genomic region from Candidatus Cloacimonadota bacterium encodes:
- a CDS encoding ATP-binding cassette domain-containing protein, with translation MPILRAQQLEKSFLFQGEISKVLKGINLELQEGEFVSIVGASGCGKTTLLEILAGITFSDNGSIYYMDRDITCKAGYLGYMPQSDMLFPWLKVIDNILLPAKIRGGDTKQEKRKALDLLPIFGLEDYA, from the coding sequence ATGCCAATACTGCGTGCTCAACAGCTTGAGAAATCGTTTCTGTTTCAAGGAGAAATCTCTAAAGTATTGAAAGGGATAAATCTCGAGCTGCAGGAAGGTGAGTTTGTTAGTATTGTGGGAGCCAGCGGATGCGGGAAAACTACTCTTTTAGAAATACTTGCTGGTATTACTTTCTCCGATAATGGAAGTATCTACTATATGGATAGAGATATTACTTGTAAAGCTGGATATTTGGGCTATATGCCTCAATCTGATATGCTGTTCCCTTGGCTAAAAGTTATAGACAACATTCTTTTGCCGGCAAAAATAAGAGGAGGTGACACCAAACAAGAGAAACGGAAAGCACTGGACTTACTACCGATATTTGGTCTTGAAGATTACGC
- a CDS encoding tyrosine recombinase encodes MCALPKKLRTIKAEIDSSKQSLLSAFLYHLKVERGMAANSIEAYERDIKDFLVYTQESVSNCSAQDLIEYLSLLQDMGLQNSSLARKRVAIKQFFDYHLQNDHPVSLDFDMVPAIGIGSYLPDTLSVEEMRLLLDSLATDSSLAYRNKVMMELLYATGMRISELLGLTIHDLNTSQHMILVQGKGSKQRYVPYIKRLDPLLDVYLKVHRPILQQIKQGDILFLNRFGNKLSRMGFWKILKEATIKAGIKHDISPHTFRHSFATHLLEAGVNLRIVQSLLGHSSINTTQIYTHVDMRLLIETHKQYHPRA; translated from the coding sequence ATGTGCGCATTACCAAAGAAACTCCGAACTATCAAAGCGGAGATTGATAGCTCCAAGCAAAGCCTTTTGAGTGCTTTTCTTTACCACCTAAAGGTTGAGCGAGGTATGGCAGCAAACAGCATCGAGGCTTACGAGCGCGATATCAAAGATTTCTTGGTTTACACTCAAGAGTCGGTATCAAATTGCTCTGCTCAAGACTTGATTGAGTATCTGAGCCTACTTCAGGATATGGGACTGCAGAATAGTTCATTGGCTCGCAAGCGTGTAGCCATCAAGCAGTTTTTCGATTATCATCTGCAAAACGATCATCCGGTTAGCCTGGATTTTGATATGGTTCCCGCTATAGGCATTGGTAGCTATTTGCCAGATACACTCTCAGTTGAGGAAATGCGGCTTTTGCTGGATAGTTTAGCTACGGATAGCAGCCTTGCCTATCGTAATAAAGTAATGATGGAGCTATTGTATGCTACTGGGATGCGTATTTCAGAGCTTTTGGGGCTAACAATACACGATCTGAATACCAGCCAGCACATGATATTAGTGCAAGGTAAAGGCAGCAAGCAGCGCTATGTACCTTATATTAAACGATTAGACCCATTGTTGGATGTCTATTTAAAGGTTCATCGCCCAATCTTGCAACAAATCAAACAAGGCGATATTCTTTTCTTAAACAGATTTGGTAACAAACTATCACGGATGGGTTTTTGGAAGATACTTAAAGAGGCTACGATAAAAGCGGGGATCAAGCATGATATCAGTCCTCACACTTTTCGGCATTCATTTGCCACCCATCTTTTGGAGGCAGGAGTAAATTTGCGCATAGTGCAAAGCCTTTTGGGGCACTCAAGTATTAATACTACTCAGATATATACACATGTGGATATGCGCTTATTGATAGAAACACACAAACAATACCATCCCCGCGCATAG
- a CDS encoding ABC transporter substrate-binding protein, producing the protein MRKIALFGFIFLALTACSKGKKENNVLSITLDWTPNTNHTGLYVAQELGYFDDEGLEVQILQPGQGVTDQIVATGKSEFGISYQENVIRARSEGIPLVSIAAVIQHNTSGFASLEEAGIISPKDFEGKRYGSWDSPSEMAILENVMSNSDADISKVEVVSGVYDFFSTIGKDADFEWIYYGWDGVVAKQKGIELNYIPLKNLNPVFDYYTPVIISSDSYLKNNPELTQKFMAAVKKGYEYCIKEPQKSADILLKHVPELNPDQVKLSMDYLAHEYQSDAEYWGLQSSEVWYGFANWMSDESLIPKSIEIDKAFTNQYLMP; encoded by the coding sequence ATGAGAAAGATTGCATTATTTGGATTCATTTTTCTTGCACTTACTGCTTGTTCAAAAGGCAAGAAAGAGAACAACGTATTAAGTATAACTTTGGATTGGACTCCCAACACAAATCACACAGGATTATATGTAGCCCAGGAACTGGGATATTTTGATGATGAAGGCTTGGAAGTTCAAATTCTTCAGCCAGGGCAGGGAGTAACTGATCAAATTGTTGCTACAGGGAAAAGCGAATTTGGTATCAGCTATCAAGAAAACGTAATCCGCGCACGCAGTGAAGGCATCCCATTAGTTTCTATTGCCGCAGTTATTCAGCACAATACATCCGGCTTTGCTTCCCTTGAAGAAGCCGGCATAATAAGCCCCAAAGATTTTGAAGGTAAGCGTTACGGCAGTTGGGATAGCCCATCAGAGATGGCAATTTTAGAAAACGTTATGAGTAATTCAGATGCAGACATAAGCAAAGTAGAAGTTGTATCTGGAGTTTACGATTTTTTCTCAACTATAGGAAAAGACGCAGATTTTGAATGGATTTATTACGGTTGGGATGGTGTAGTAGCCAAACAAAAGGGCATTGAGTTGAATTATATCCCTCTCAAAAACTTAAATCCGGTTTTCGATTATTATACTCCAGTTATAATCAGCAGTGATAGTTATTTAAAGAATAATCCTGAGCTAACTCAAAAGTTCATGGCTGCAGTTAAGAAGGGCTACGAGTACTGCATTAAAGAACCACAAAAATCAGCAGATATACTACTTAAACACGTACCAGAGCTCAATCCGGATCAAGTAAAACTAAGCATGGACTACCTTGCCCACGAGTATCAATCGGATGCAGAATACTGGGGTTTACAAAGCAGTGAAGTATGGTATGGATTTGCCAATTGGATGAGTGACGAATCTCTGATTCCCAAATCTATCGAGATAGATAAAGCCTTTACTAACCAATACTTGATGCCCTAA